In Lolium rigidum isolate FL_2022 chromosome 3, APGP_CSIRO_Lrig_0.1, whole genome shotgun sequence, the genomic window CTAAGGATGATCCATCTCAATTTATAGGTATACTGGCTCCAGTTTGGAAGATATTTTGCACGAGGGCCTATTGTGAGTATTACGAGCTTACTTATTTACAAACTGCGGTTTATGTAGTGGGACGCCTTGAGCAGAGAAATTTGTGTGGCACTAGCACATAATGTGTGCTGATGGCTGTGGTTATCGATCGAGTTGTTATTCCCTCTTATATGTGCACTTTTCTAGCTTCTGCTAATACGAAATCGACACATTTGTTTTCCCTTTCAGGACAGAGATGATTACGCACTAGAGCTTGCAATGGGAGATGAGTGATACGTGCATAACAGGTTTGCGCCACTGTAAATTTCATTCCTGTAATATCAAATCACCTCATTATTTGTTTCACCAATTATAACTCTCTCTTTCCTCTTTCTTTTTACAGAGATACATGGCTTTTACGAGTCGTTCCGCCAGTTGGTAGGTTATAGAGTAAATAGAATCATTTCGGCACACTACTCTCCATGTTGCGTGTCCTGTACTTCTGCAATTTCGGATGTGCAAATATGTTTCTTGTAGAGATGCCATTTCTCATTTTTCGCACTTGGTAGACGAAGAACGCCATGGAGTGAATGTAAAGATGCGAGCTACTTAGCCCTCAATCTTCAGTGCAACGACTAGAGTATTCTAGCAGTGGTTGCCACCAATTAGTTAAACTACGTTCCCTTACCCATGGATACATCAAAACTGAATATGCTGTGTGTTCTTATCGTGATGAACATAACTACAACAGGAGCTATGATTGACGGTAGTACTATTCTCTGTAAACTGAAACAACAGAGTACAAGGACATCGATTGAAAGTCAATATTGAGGCGAGCAGCTACAAACAAACAGCAGTTACCTGCCGGTCATGTTGTTTCAAGAGTGCATTCCACTTTTAAAATTTTAGGCAAATTTCACAAAACCATGATTGTTGGGGGCTAGGGTTTCACAAGACCACAATGGAAGGAAACTTTAtcagaaaatcacaacttttgggGTAAATTGTTTCAGCAAACTCAAATTTCACAATTTAGTAAGTTTGAGACAGTTTCTGATAACCTGGGTCCACAAGTTGGGTGTCATATGGCAGATGAAATGGTCCTCTTCAGTCTCCTGCAGACCGAACATGAACTAAACAATAACAAAgtttttttcataatttttgtAAACTTCGACAGAAAATGTTCAAAGATTCAAACTTGTGGTTCTCAGAAACGTCTCCTCTGCCATGTGGCACCTAACTTGTGGGCAAGTTGTGAGGTGAAGCTTTAAAATTCACGAGATTTGTGTTATCCAGAATGACTTACTCCaaattttttgattttatgataaAATTTCTTTCGGTTGTGGTTGTGTGAAAACCTTGCCACTGTAATTGTGGTTTGTGAGTTTTTCTCTAAATGTTAGTTGTGCATTTCTGACATATATTATCCTAGACCCATTTTTCTCCTATTTAGTGAAAATTCTAACATAATAAACTTAGAAAACTTTGCACACAGTTTAGCCTGTTTTAGATAATATCAATATAttaatattttagattataatgtGGCGCAATAAAAATGACTAAAGCTCGATACGCCTACCCTTCTCTTCTCCATCCGTTCGGTCGCCATCCTTCTTATATTGTTGAACCTCGATTGTCGCCTCACATCATTGCCTAAATGACATTTTTCAAACAAAGATGTTCCAAACTTAGAAATGCCTAAATCGAGTGTAAAAATGAATTTGGCTTTTTAAAACTACATGCGGTAGTTCTTTTTACAGGGTAAAAATGAATCTGACACTTTATTTCAAGTTTCAACGAGTAGATAAGACGGGCTCGCCCGACGCAAAGCTGCCAAAGGAGCGACCGAGCGAGACATACCACGCCGCAATGCTACTGGCgcgctcgccgccaccgccattgcTCCGGGTGGCCAGCTCCTCGGCGCACTCGGTCCGCGCCTTCCCTTCTCGCTGCCTGgccgctccccgcgccgccgcgaaCGCTGACGCCGTGACGGCCGCGTCGAAGGCGTCTTCTCTCTGGGGCGGGCAAAAGCGCAAGCAGGTGGCGAGCGTGGCGAATCCCCTGGTGAAGCACTGCGTGAAGCTCCGGGACTCCGCCGCGTACCGCCGATCCTGCCGAcgtctcctcctcgtcggcctcgCCCCTATCAAGTACCTTCCGCTCCCGTCTCTCTGGTCCCCTTCTCACAGTGTCCGTACGTCCTGTGAATTCTCGTTTTATCCTCCCATTTCTGATTCTATGCTCATCCTTCTCGGTGGTGTTTGCTGCAGGGAGATTTGTGCGCTTGGTTTCGCATCCATCGACTGCTTGCTTCTCTTGGACGGTGTAGAGATCCCGGATGAATTGCATGAGCTCTCTGGCGATGTTGTGTATGTGAGCGCCACTGTCATGAAGAAGATTTCCGGGATGCGGTCAGTTGATTCCACTGAGGCGATTGCTGTCATGCACATGCCTAAGAATTTCTGTGACCTCAATGGCGATGAAGGAGGGGCTGGACTTGATGGGTTGTTTCATCAGTCTCCAAATAGGATTCTAGTCCTTGATGGGATTCAGGTGAAAATTAGATATTCAACAATTGTTCAGAGGCAATCACTCTAATTTTGATTAGAAACGACACATAGTGCATTGTTTATTTCTTTTATTCGAAATTTGTACAATGTATCTGATGCCATTCATGGCCCCGCTACTTGCCAGGATCCTGGTAACCTTGGAACGTTGATAAGATCGGCTTGTGCTTTCAAATGGGTATGCAAATCTCTGCTTCCGCTTCCTTACATGGCTATTTCACTTACTAATTTACACAATTCATATATCACATGATTCGGTTAATGGGTATGAAGGTTATTACGAGAGCATTTATTTTATCCTTTAGTAATCTGTTTTAGATTTATGTGATCATGAAGGTAAAATAATCTGAAGTGTGAGAGAATGGAAAACATCCAAttgttaggtttcagacatttgtCGGGTGATAGTATAATAGTGGCGGATCTAGAAAATTTTCTTAGGGTGGGGCAACTAAAATAATCTAAGTACATATGAgctatattttttaaaattttcttttttctcACTAAAAAGTATGCTATGATGAAATGTTAGGGTGGGGCACGCCCCACCCTAacacaagctggctccgccactgtagTATAACCCGTAGCGCCATTTGTGATATTTTTGAAGTTGATGCTTCATCAGGCAAAAAGAGTATATTGTGATGGGTTAAAATACTAGAAATGTCATTATACTCAAAATATTTGCACAGGTGCATTAAGTATCTCTGATTCAGGAAACTTACGACTCTGCAAAGTGCCATCTGTTTCTTTTCCGTTTTTCTCTTTGCGAACTTTTATTCTTCTAGTAACATGTAGATCCAACAATCAACAGGATGCGGTATTTCTTCTTCCTGCTTGCTGTGACCCTTTCAATGAAAAGGCTCTTCGTGCAGCTCGAGGAGCCTCTTTGCAGCTTCCGGTTGTTTCCGGTAACTGGTGTGATCTTCAAgctttggtgactaaatatgacaTGAAGATGTTGGCAGGCCATCCAAAAAGCGGCAGTGATGGTTTTGAAGAGACTCGCCCGCTGTCCAAAGAGCTAGCAGATTCTCTGATGAGTAAGTCTCTATGCTTAGTGTTAGGAAGTGAGGGCAATGGCCTCTCCGAAGAGACCATCCAAGGTTGTGAACTTGTAAGCATTCCTATGGAAGGTATTTTCGAATCTCTGAATGTTTCAGTTGCTGGTGGTATATTTTTATTTATGTTACAACTCAGACAGGAAACATATAACAGAACTTTAGCTCCTTAAGTTACCTTCTTGTCTGAGTCTTGTATATTTTGTGGCTGCTTGTTCGGACATCTTATTGGAAGTGAAGAAAATATACCATTTTGTTTCTGGCACGCAGTCGTCAAACCCTTACCACCCTTGATAGTTGTAAAGAAATCTCAGGACAA contains:
- the LOC124700025 gene encoding uncharacterized tRNA/rRNA methyltransferase YsgA-like, producing the protein MLLARSPPPPLLRVASSSAHSVRAFPSRCLAAPRAAANADAVTAASKASSLWGGQKRKQVASVANPLVKHCVKLRDSAAYRRSCRRLLLVGLAPIKEICALGFASIDCLLLLDGVEIPDELHELSGDVVYVSATVMKKISGMRSVDSTEAIAVMHMPKNFCDLNGDEGGAGLDGLFHQSPNRILVLDGIQDPGNLGTLIRSACAFKWDAVFLLPACCDPFNEKALRAARGASLQLPVVSGNWCDLQALVTKYDMKMLAGHPKSGSDGFEETRPLSKELADSLMSKSLCLVLGSEGNGLSEETIQGCELVSIPMEGIFESLNVSVAGGIFLFMLQLRQETYNRTLAP